Below is a genomic region from Candidatus Rokuibacteriota bacterium.
GCGCTGCATGGCCCGACTCTGCCCGACCACCACTCGCTCTCCGAAGAGATGCCGCAGCTCCCCCTTGAGGTAAACGTTCTCCTCCTGGAGCCGCTTCTGCTCCAGAGCCTTGGCGACCACGTGCCGGAGCTGCTCCGGGTTGAAGGGCTTGGGGACGTAGTCCGACGCCCCGCGCTTGATGGCGGTCACGGCCGACTCGATGGACGCATAGCCGGTAATCATGACGACCACGGTTTCAGGATGAGACTCCCTGATTTTCCCGAGAAGCTCGATCCCGTCCGTGCCCGGAAGCTTGATGTCACAGAGGACCAGGTCCACCGGACTCCGATCCAGCCTGGCCAGGGCGGTCTGGGCGTCCGGAGCCGCGTCCACCGTGTGCCCGATCCGCGCCAGGGCCCTTCTGATCGACTCGCGGATGTTCGGCTCGTCGTCCACCACCAGGACGCGCGCGCGGACCGGATCGGTCATGCTTTTCCCTCCGCCAGGGGGAGCACGATCCTCACCGTGGTCCCGGTCTCCGCATCCGGACCGATTTCTTCCCGCGTGCGGCTTTCAACCTCGATGCGGCCGCCGTGCTCCTCGACGATGCCGTAGCTGATGGAGAGACCCAACCCCGTTCCGTCCGGCTTGGTCGTGAAGAAGGGGTCGAAGATCCGGGAGCGGTGCTCAGCCGGGATTCCCACGCCCGTGTCCCGAACCTCGAGGCGGAGCCAACCGTCTTCTCTTCGAGCCCTGACAGTCAACCGCCCGCCGTGGCTCATGGCCTGGGCGGCGTTGATGAAAAGATTCGTGAGGACCTGAGCCATGCGCTCGGAATCCCAGGTGATCTCCGGGAGGTCGGTCTCGATCTCCCGCTCGACCAGGATCCCACGGAGATCCAGCTCGTGCTCGACCATCCGCACCGCCTGCTCGACCACGACTTGCACGGGGCACGGCGCCTTCTCGAGCTCCCGACGACGGGAGAAGGCGCGAAGATCGTCAATGATCCGCTTGCAGCGGCCGGCATCCGTGTCGATTTTTTTCAGGTCGTCGTAAAGGGGCGAGGTCTCCCCTACGTCCTCGATCACTAGGTTCACGTTCATCAGGATGCTGGTGAGCGGGTTATTGAGCTCGTGGGCGACCCCGCTGGCCAGGAGGCCGAGGGAGGCGAGCTTCTCCGACTGGAGGAGCGCCTCGTCTTTTCGCTTCAGCTCCTCGGTCCGCTCCCGGACCCGTTCCTCCAGAGTTTGGCTGTACTCCTCGAGCTGGTCACGGTAACGCCTGAGCTCCTCCATCATGGTGTTAAACGAGGCCGCCAGCTCGCCGATCTCCCCCGAATCCCTCACTCGCAC
It encodes:
- a CDS encoding HAMP domain-containing protein → MNGAGARTLARRLIIGFLVVTVPGTVLLGAVTLYSIRSLVIVNRQLEQITLSLQTTWDLHMALAQAAIPPREHLRRRGQADQANFDRLIGLAEEKLVSCASAACHAASRTPREMARLLNPAIEQLRSEGRLIFEMARPGKEPNAALHMNEMDRLVSTTNEQLHRMSAALLLRVEALRQEAHAVSRQASVLTASLTLAIVLLACSVALVLAKRISGPVQDLVVGTRRVMAGNWGYRVRVRDSGEIGELAASFNTMMEELRRYRDQLEEYSQTLEERVRERTEELKRKDEALLQSEKLASLGLLASGVAHELNNPLTSILMNVNLVIEDVGETSPLYDDLKKIDTDAGRCKRIIDDLRAFSRRRELEKAPCPVQVVVEQAVRMVEHELDLRGILVEREIETDLPEITWDSERMAQVLTNLFINAAQAMSHGGRLTVRARREDGWLRLEVRDTGVGIPAEHRSRIFDPFFTTKPDGTGLGLSISYGIVEEHGGRIEVESRTREEIGPDAETGTTVRIVLPLAEGKA